From one Anaerolineae bacterium genomic stretch:
- a CDS encoding glycosyltransferase family 2 protein, translating into MKTKPILSVVIPLLDEAGNLELLHQKLTETLPEVGQPYEIIFINDGSTDGSAEILNRLFERDPAVQVIHFQQNFGKTAALTAGFRHSRGQTLITLDADLQDDPAEIPAMLAKLAEGYDLVAAWRYHRQDPVDKTLPSRLFNWAVTTFSGVKLHDFNCGFKVYRRAVTEQISLYSDFHRFIPVLAAGKGFRVTELAVQHHPRHAGSSKYGNVGRAMRGTLDLITVLFLQTYLKHPLRLFGTGGAIVFGLGGLIELYLAGLWLLRAWGVAEVGPIGTRPLFTVGILAMILGIQLFSTGLLGEMLRYFTYRPEQEYVIQKVLKH; encoded by the coding sequence ATGAAAACCAAGCCAATCCTTTCAGTTGTCATTCCTTTGCTGGATGAGGCAGGGAATTTAGAACTGTTGCACCAAAAGTTAACCGAAACGCTGCCGGAGGTGGGTCAACCGTATGAGATCATCTTTATCAACGACGGCAGCACCGATGGGTCCGCGGAAATTTTAAACCGCCTCTTTGAGCGTGACCCGGCGGTCCAGGTGATCCACTTTCAGCAGAATTTTGGCAAAACTGCGGCCCTTACTGCCGGCTTTCGCCACAGCCGGGGCCAAACCCTGATCACCCTGGATGCCGATTTGCAGGACGATCCCGCCGAAATTCCGGCTATGCTGGCCAAACTGGCCGAGGGTTATGATTTGGTGGCGGCCTGGCGTTACCATCGCCAGGACCCGGTTGACAAAACCCTGCCTTCGCGTTTGTTCAATTGGGCGGTAACCACGTTTAGCGGGGTGAAGTTGCACGATTTCAACTGCGGTTTTAAAGTGTACCGCCGGGCCGTAACCGAGCAGATTTCTCTCTATAGCGACTTTCACCGTTTTATCCCGGTTTTGGCGGCGGGCAAAGGCTTTCGCGTTACCGAACTGGCAGTGCAGCACCATCCCCGGCACGCCGGTAGTTCCAAATACGGCAACGTGGGCCGGGCCATGCGCGGCACGTTAGACCTGATTACGGTTCTTTTTTTACAAACCTATCTCAAACATCCCCTGCGACTCTTTGGCACCGGCGGGGCCATTGTGTTTGGCCTGGGCGGTTTAATTGAACTTTACCTGGCCGGGTTGTGGTTGCTGCGGGCCTGGGGCGTTGCCGAAGTGGGGCCGATTGGCACCCGTCCCCTCTTTACGGTGGGCATTTTGGCCATGATTTTGGGGATTCAATTATTTTCAACCGGCCTGCTGGGCGAAATGTTGCGCTACTTTACCTATCGCCCCGAACAGGAATATGTTATTCAAAAAGTGCTCAAACACTGA
- a CDS encoding polyphosphate polymerase domain-containing protein: MMRIKEYSRFELKYVLSREQQGRLVEVLADYLQPDVMGDAQGRYNITSLYYDTDDYKAYWDKIEGHKFRRKVRVRVYGDQVVTPDTPCFAEIKQRRNKTLQKKRVKMSYALAIALCGAGEPVENVSATEQAVIEEIQYLYYTLQLQPACVVSYDRLAFNGGEYDPGLRVTFDTNLKGRTHDLSLLSAGQVENHFFMPPGSCVLEIKVNYRVPYWLTELIGKHRCTLRRISKYCTALEQSKALLQHQQIFY; encoded by the coding sequence ATGATGAGAATAAAAGAGTATAGCCGTTTTGAACTTAAATACGTTTTGAGCCGGGAACAGCAGGGCCGGCTGGTGGAGGTGTTGGCCGATTATTTGCAGCCCGACGTTATGGGCGACGCGCAGGGGCGTTATAACATCACCAGCCTTTACTACGACACGGATGACTACAAAGCCTATTGGGATAAAATTGAAGGGCACAAGTTTCGGCGCAAGGTGCGGGTGCGGGTTTACGGCGACCAGGTGGTTACGCCCGACACCCCTTGTTTTGCCGAAATCAAACAACGCAGAAACAAGACCCTGCAAAAAAAACGAGTCAAAATGTCCTACGCCTTGGCCATTGCCCTGTGTGGGGCCGGTGAGCCGGTGGAGAATGTGTCGGCAACAGAGCAGGCCGTGATTGAGGAAATCCAATATTTGTATTATACTCTGCAATTGCAGCCGGCCTGCGTGGTCAGTTACGACCGCCTGGCCTTTAACGGCGGTGAATACGACCCTGGCCTGCGGGTCACGTTTGACACCAACTTAAAAGGCCGCACCCATGACCTGTCTTTACTTTCCGCCGGCCAGGTGGAAAATCATTTTTTTATGCCGCCGGGGTCGTGTGTTCTGGAAATTAAAGTAAACTACCGGGTGCCTTACTGGTTAACCGAGCTGATCGGCAAACATCGCTGCACCTTGCGCCGAATTAGCAAATACTGCACTGCTTTGGAGCAATCCAAGGCGCTATTACAGCATCAGCAAATATTTTATTAA
- a CDS encoding pentapeptide repeat-containing protein, with translation MEREEVIQIVKIAHRENKAPDLRRVQLSGVDLNGVNLRRVNLNEADLYQVNLSGTNLSEASLIFANLMKANLGRANLRQANLVFANLRLADLAGVDLTEANLSATDLFGANLSGANLTEANLSEANLSETNLGGAHLREANLSESSLYETDLRGADLRGADLNGVNLTRAVYNRRTKWDKSFNPVAAGAVKDKKWFDLF, from the coding sequence ATGGAACGAGAAGAAGTTATCCAAATTGTTAAAATTGCGCACCGGGAAAACAAGGCACCAGACTTGCGTCGGGTCCAATTGAGCGGCGTTGACCTGAACGGCGTCAATTTGCGCCGGGTGAATCTGAACGAGGCCGACTTGTATCAAGTTAATTTGAGCGGAACCAACTTGAGCGAAGCCAGCCTGATTTTTGCCAACTTAATGAAAGCCAATCTGGGTAGGGCTAATTTGCGCCAGGCCAACCTGGTTTTTGCCAATTTGCGTTTGGCCGATCTGGCCGGCGTTGATCTGACCGAAGCCAATTTAAGCGCCACCGATTTATTTGGGGCTAACCTGAGCGGGGCCAATTTAACTGAGGCCAATCTATCCGAGGCTAACCTGAGTGAAACCAATCTCGGCGGCGCCCATCTCCGTGAGGCCAACCTGAGCGAGTCCAGCCTGTACGAAACCGACCTGCGCGGCGCGGATTTGCGCGGCGCCGACCTGAATGGCGTCAATCTTACCCGGGCCGTCTACAATCGCCGGACCAAATGGGATAAAAGCTTCAATCCCGTAGCGGCGGGGGCCGTCAAGGATAAAAAATGGTTTGACCTCTTTTAG
- a CDS encoding DUF4956 domain-containing protein has product MDFLKLLESLQDATNVFSTEDVIFVLILSFVLSLIIAWVYRLTYRGVSYTQSYVHTLIMMTMVVAVIMLIIGSNIARAFALVGALSIVRFRNAVKDTRDVGYIFFAMAIGMAVGTRFYLLAIIATVIISFIWWGMATLNLFAKDIREQILKIRLPADMPYDTLFDRVFARYLARFSLIAVETVQAGTQTELIYGIELKKQQEAQELMAELRKLNDNNKVALLTGHHEVDL; this is encoded by the coding sequence ATGGATTTCTTAAAACTCCTGGAGAGCCTCCAGGATGCTACCAATGTTTTTTCCACGGAAGATGTTATTTTTGTCTTGATCCTCAGCTTTGTGCTCTCGTTGATAATTGCCTGGGTTTACAGACTCACCTACCGGGGCGTCTCATACACCCAATCTTACGTGCATACCTTGATTATGATGACCATGGTGGTGGCGGTGATCATGCTGATCATCGGCTCTAACATTGCGCGAGCCTTTGCCCTGGTGGGCGCGTTGTCCATTGTGCGGTTTCGTAACGCGGTCAAAGATACCCGCGATGTGGGTTATATTTTCTTTGCCATGGCCATTGGCATGGCCGTAGGCACGCGCTTTTACCTGCTGGCCATTATTGCTACGGTGATCATTTCTTTTATCTGGTGGGGCATGGCTACGCTCAACCTGTTTGCCAAAGACATTCGAGAGCAAATCCTCAAGATCAGGTTGCCGGCCGACATGCCCTACGACACTCTGTTTGACCGCGTTTTTGCCCGGTACCTGGCCCGTTTTAGCCTGATTGCGGTTGAAACCGTTCAGGCCGGAACGCAGACCGAGTTGATTTACGGCATTGAGCTTAAAAAGCAGCAGGAGGCCCAGGAACTTATGGCCGAATTGCGCAAACTCAACGACAACAACAAAGTGGCGCTGCTTACGGGACACCACGAAGTTGATCTCTAG
- a CDS encoding class I SAM-dependent methyltransferase, with protein MRQTKANYILDAGCGEGFVINYLRQQNPALTIVGGDFSLEALGWGRANVAHQAPLVVFDLHHLPFPDNGFPLVLCLEVLEHLPNSTVGLRELARVSSAYLLLSVPHEPWFRVSNFLRGKHVSALGNDPEHLHNYTGRSFRRMVRGVVDLVWHGYSFPWQIVLARKARVK; from the coding sequence GTGCGACAGACAAAGGCCAATTACATCCTTGACGCCGGTTGTGGGGAAGGCTTTGTGATTAACTATTTGCGCCAGCAAAACCCTGCGCTCACAATAGTTGGCGGCGACTTTAGCCTTGAGGCATTGGGCTGGGGCCGGGCCAACGTGGCGCACCAGGCCCCCCTGGTGGTATTTGACCTGCATCATTTGCCCTTTCCCGATAACGGCTTTCCCCTGGTGCTTTGCCTGGAGGTGTTGGAACACCTGCCCAACTCGACCGTTGGTTTGCGCGAATTGGCCCGCGTGTCTTCAGCCTACCTGCTGTTGAGCGTTCCTCACGAACCCTGGTTTCGCGTCTCAAACTTTTTGCGGGGCAAACACGTGTCGGCCCTGGGCAACGACCCGGAGCATTTGCACAATTACACCGGCCGTAGTTTCCGGAGGATGGTCAGGGGGGTGGTTGACTTGGTCTGGCATGGTTACTCCTTTCCCTGGCAGATTGTTTTGGCCCGCAAAGCCAGGGTAAAATGA
- a CDS encoding NAD(P)/FAD-dependent oxidoreductase translates to MDKSTALKTETAITSDVVIIGAGPTGLTAAYQLAKLGQKTIVFEKERLVGGIARTENYKGYGIDIGGHRFYTKVAEVEAMWHEVLGDDFLPRRRLSRIYYKNKFFYYPIRFFDALFKLGLVESVRVGASYGWAKIHPYPQEENFEEWVSNRFGRRLYQIFFKTYTEKVWGMPCTEIKAEWAAQRIKGLSLSRAVKDALFKPKNQQVKTLIDTFHYPRRGPGMLWRRVQELIEAQGHRVMPESDVVEVYVAGGRVKHIVANSPNGPIMALGRHFISSMPLSELILKIKPTPPSDVVTAARQLAYRDFLTVALIVRRDDLFPDNWIYIHSPEVKVGRIQNFKNWSPEMIPPAQPETTCIGLEYFCAEGDELWQMADADLVALGRQEMARMGLVAEKDVVEGVVLRQPKAYPVYMGAYQKHLDIIRTYLDTIENLQSAGRNGLHMYNNQDHSMLTAMLAVKNITGEKHNLWSVNTERSYHEEVYINQK, encoded by the coding sequence ATAGACAAGTCAACAGCACTCAAAACCGAGACCGCCATCACCTCAGACGTGGTCATCATTGGAGCGGGGCCAACGGGCCTGACTGCGGCTTACCAATTGGCCAAGCTTGGCCAAAAGACCATTGTTTTTGAAAAAGAGCGATTGGTTGGCGGGATTGCTCGCACCGAGAATTACAAAGGCTACGGCATTGACATTGGCGGCCATCGTTTTTATACCAAAGTGGCCGAAGTGGAAGCCATGTGGCACGAGGTGTTGGGCGATGACTTTTTGCCCCGCCGTCGCCTATCGCGGATTTATTACAAAAACAAATTTTTTTACTATCCCATCCGTTTTTTTGATGCCTTGTTTAAGCTGGGCCTGGTGGAAAGCGTCCGGGTGGGGGCCAGTTATGGGTGGGCTAAAATCCACCCTTATCCCCAGGAAGAAAATTTTGAGGAGTGGGTGTCTAACCGCTTTGGCCGGCGCCTGTACCAGATTTTCTTCAAAACTTATACCGAAAAAGTCTGGGGCATGCCCTGCACCGAAATCAAGGCCGAGTGGGCCGCCCAACGCATCAAGGGGCTTTCTTTGTCGCGGGCGGTCAAAGACGCCTTGTTCAAGCCTAAAAACCAGCAGGTCAAAACCCTGATTGATACGTTTCATTATCCCCGGCGCGGGCCGGGCATGCTCTGGCGGCGGGTGCAGGAATTGATTGAGGCCCAGGGCCACCGGGTGATGCCGGAGTCTGACGTGGTGGAAGTGTATGTGGCCGGGGGGCGGGTCAAACACATTGTGGCCAATAGCCCCAATGGGCCAATCATGGCTTTGGGCAGGCATTTCATTTCCAGTATGCCCTTGAGCGAATTGATCCTAAAAATAAAACCGACCCCACCATCAGACGTTGTGACAGCGGCGCGTCAGCTTGCTTACCGCGATTTTTTGACCGTAGCCTTGATTGTTCGGCGGGATGACCTTTTTCCCGATAACTGGATTTATATTCACAGCCCGGAGGTCAAAGTGGGCCGCATCCAAAACTTCAAAAATTGGAGTCCTGAAATGATTCCTCCCGCTCAACCGGAGACCACCTGCATTGGCCTGGAATATTTTTGCGCCGAAGGCGATGAATTGTGGCAGATGGCCGACGCCGACCTGGTAGCCCTGGGCCGGCAAGAAATGGCCCGTATGGGCCTGGTGGCCGAAAAGGACGTGGTGGAGGGGGTGGTCCTGCGCCAGCCCAAAGCCTATCCTGTTTACATGGGCGCATACCAGAAACACCTTGATATCATCAGAACATATCTTGACACCATTGAGAATCTGCAATCTGCCGGGCGCAACGGCCTGCACATGTACAACAATCAAGACCATTCCATGCTCACGGCCATGCTGGCCGTAAAAAATATTACGGGCGAAAAACACAATTTGTGGTCGGTGAATACGGAGCGGTCTTATCATGAAGAAGTTTATATTAACCAAAAATAG
- a CDS encoding lamin tail domain-containing protein, with protein MRSKRNYKPFFWAATLLCLLFGGLQIAIHAVRQVPSDVIINEFMAANTTGLTDENGEHADWLELYNPTGHPVNLGGWSLTDDPTQPEKWPLPDIVLGSHAYLLIFASGKDRRAVEPGAALHANFKLNRQGEFLGLYNIFEKRFMDQFSPSFPKQFRDMAYGRYGHEGQAGYLATATPGQPNNDSLVWQGVLPPVEFSVERGVYDAPFTLALHSPDPAATIRFSTDGGQPTETRGLLYVQPILISTTTFVQATAFKPNFLPSPPRAHTYLFLNDVLRQPVLPSGFPKTWGIHEIDFAGHARGEEVQADYELDPNVVNDPRYRPTITDDLQTIPILSITTHPQNFDIYAHPRNRGREWERPVSVELIDPTGSQTGFQINAGLRIQGGAGRWEFMPKHSFRLFFRDEYGAATLKYPLFSDAPVDEFDTLILRGGVDRSYAGHPEVADHALTTYTRDEWLRASQIALSGVGAHGIFVHLYLNGLYWGLYNLVERPDEAFAASYFGGQKEEWYVINHRGTVSGSSDRFSELLALVNSGNLAASDRYALVQAYLDVTQFIDYLILNWYAGTEDWPENNWYAVLPNRPSGRVNFLVWDGEESWNEGAKIHLGQNDLAGRPNLVKIFFEALSQNPDFKMELADRLYKHLSHNGVLTDVQAKARWRRLNQVLDRAIVGESARWGDVRQEPPLTRDDWLKARDNVLAQMEGNAAKLLAQARAMGYYPPLDPPVFNQQGGLVAGDFELTMTISTPVSGATIYYTTNGADPRLPASGQVLPEALIYDTPLPLTTTTFIKARALAGEAGEGPVWSALNEATFKLRAAGPQAALTEIMYNPVGGNQYEFIELKNTGDTDLPLGGAFFDEGIAFKFPAAVAPLAPGQMIVLARNPGAFASRYPGVEIAGVYQGKLSNQGERLTLRNGSGDILVSVAYNDENGWPISPDGRGDSLILVDLAGDVDNPQHWRASIEVNGSPGRDEPAP; from the coding sequence ATGAGAAGCAAGAGAAACTATAAGCCGTTTTTCTGGGCGGCCACGCTGTTGTGTCTCCTGTTTGGCGGCTTACAGATTGCCATTCATGCGGTGCGCCAGGTGCCCAGCGACGTGATTATCAACGAATTCATGGCTGCCAATACTACCGGCTTAACCGATGAAAATGGCGAGCATGCGGATTGGCTTGAACTCTACAATCCAACCGGCCATCCGGTCAACCTGGGCGGTTGGTCGCTCACCGACGACCCCACCCAGCCGGAAAAGTGGCCCTTGCCCGATATTGTGTTGGGCAGCCATGCCTATTTGCTGATTTTTGCTTCCGGCAAAGACCGCCGCGCAGTTGAGCCGGGCGCGGCCTTGCACGCCAACTTTAAACTCAACCGGCAGGGTGAATTTTTGGGGCTGTACAACATTTTTGAAAAACGCTTTATGGACCAATTTTCGCCGTCGTTTCCAAAACAGTTTAGAGATATGGCCTACGGTCGTTATGGGCATGAGGGGCAGGCCGGCTATCTGGCCACAGCCACCCCCGGCCAGCCAAACAACGACAGCCTGGTTTGGCAGGGGGTATTGCCCCCGGTAGAATTTAGCGTGGAACGCGGTGTTTACGACGCTCCCTTCACCCTGGCCCTTCATTCGCCTGACCCGGCCGCCACCATCCGTTTTAGCACCGACGGCGGGCAGCCTACGGAAACGCGCGGCCTCCTCTACGTCCAGCCGATCCTCATTAGCACCACCACCTTTGTGCAGGCCACTGCCTTTAAACCCAATTTTCTACCCTCCCCCCCCCGGGCCCACACCTACCTTTTTTTGAACGACGTGTTGCGACAGCCGGTTTTGCCGTCCGGTTTTCCCAAAACGTGGGGTATCCACGAGATTGATTTTGCCGGGCACGCCAGGGGCGAGGAAGTGCAAGCCGATTACGAACTGGACCCCAACGTGGTTAACGACCCGCGCTATCGCCCAACCATCACAGATGATTTGCAAACTATTCCTATTCTCTCCATTACCACCCATCCCCAAAATTTTGACATTTACGCCCATCCCCGGAATAGAGGCCGGGAGTGGGAGCGCCCGGTATCGGTGGAATTGATTGACCCTACCGGCAGCCAAACAGGCTTTCAAATCAATGCCGGTCTCAGGATTCAGGGTGGGGCGGGGCGGTGGGAATTTATGCCCAAGCACTCTTTTCGGCTTTTCTTTCGAGATGAGTACGGAGCTGCCACCCTCAAATACCCCCTTTTCTCCGATGCCCCGGTAGATGAGTTCGACACCCTCATTTTGCGTGGCGGCGTAGACCGCAGTTATGCCGGCCATCCCGAAGTGGCCGACCACGCCCTGACCACTTATACTCGCGATGAATGGCTGCGCGCTTCGCAGATAGCCCTGTCGGGTGTTGGCGCGCACGGCATTTTTGTGCATCTCTATCTCAATGGCCTCTATTGGGGCCTGTATAACCTGGTGGAAAGGCCGGATGAGGCCTTTGCCGCCTCATATTTTGGCGGTCAAAAAGAGGAGTGGTACGTAATCAATCACCGGGGCACGGTGAGCGGCTCCAGCGACCGCTTTAGTGAATTATTGGCCTTGGTCAACAGCGGCAACCTGGCCGCGTCCGACCGGTATGCGCTGGTTCAAGCGTATCTGGATGTGACCCAATTCATAGATTACCTGATCTTAAACTGGTATGCGGGTACTGAGGATTGGCCGGAAAACAATTGGTATGCCGTGTTGCCCAACCGGCCCTCGGGCCGGGTGAATTTTTTGGTTTGGGATGGGGAAGAAAGTTGGAACGAGGGGGCCAAAATTCACCTGGGCCAAAACGACCTGGCCGGTCGGCCTAACCTCGTCAAAATATTCTTTGAAGCCTTGAGCCAGAATCCGGACTTCAAAATGGAATTGGCCGACCGGTTATACAAACATCTCTCTCACAACGGCGTTCTTACCGATGTCCAGGCTAAGGCCCGCTGGCGGCGGCTCAATCAAGTGCTTGACCGGGCCATTGTGGGCGAGTCGGCCCGGTGGGGAGATGTTAGGCAAGAGCCGCCGCTAACGCGGGACGACTGGCTCAAGGCACGAGATAATGTGTTGGCCCAAATGGAGGGCAATGCCGCCAAACTGTTGGCCCAGGCGCGGGCCATGGGGTATTATCCGCCGCTTGACCCGCCGGTTTTTAACCAACAGGGCGGTTTGGTGGCCGGGGATTTTGAACTGACCATGACCATTTCTACCCCGGTTAGCGGAGCGACCATCTACTACACCACCAACGGCGCCGACCCCCGCCTGCCCGCTAGCGGCCAAGTTTTGCCCGAGGCTTTGATTTATGACACCCCGCTGCCGTTGACCACAACCACGTTTATCAAAGCGCGGGCATTGGCCGGTGAGGCCGGTGAGGGGCCGGTGTGGAGCGCCCTGAATGAAGCCACCTTCAAACTGCGGGCCGCCGGGCCGCAGGCGGCCCTCACCGAGATAATGTACAACCCGGTGGGCGGGAACCAATACGAATTCATTGAGTTAAAAAACACCGGCGATACGGATTTGCCCCTGGGCGGCGCGTTTTTTGATGAAGGGATTGCGTTTAAATTTCCGGCGGCAGTGGCCCCGCTTGCGCCCGGCCAGATGATTGTGCTGGCCCGCAACCCCGGCGCTTTTGCCAGCCGTTATCCGGGGGTGGAAATTGCCGGGGTGTATCAGGGAAAATTATCAAACCAGGGCGAACGGCTCACCCTGCGTAACGGGTCGGGCGACATCTTGGTTTCTGTAGCGTATAACGATGAAAATGGCTGGCCCATCAGCCCGGATGGCCGGGGCGATTCATTGATTTTGGTGGACCTGGCCGGGGATGTAGACAATCCGCAGCACTGGCGGGCCAGTATCGAGGTAAATGGTTCACCCGGCAGAGACGAACCGGCCCCATAA
- a CDS encoding lamin tail domain-containing protein: MIMIIRRLRKTIFFTAVLACLLLGARWVLFISAKEIPGNLVINEFVAVNGSGLTDEDGDYADWIEIYNAGQQPVNLSGWSLTDDPNRLAKWTFPDIILGSHEYLAVFASGKDRKSGEPGSSLHTNFKLNQKGEFLALYNILYNQLIDVAAPQFPPQFRDLSYGRYGQGVYGYLANPSPGAANDETTTWAGVVAPLLFSQPRGFYNDPLTLELSTPTEGATIRYTTDGSRPTETNGQTYTGPLSIAGTTLVRAVAFKPGFLPSYLDTHTYLFLDDVLAQPAHPPNFPDTWGIHSKNIGGYVKDTPVLADYEMDPAVVNDPLYRDEIREGMVSIPSLSIVTEMQNYNIYGQPRMRGEVWERPVSVELIYPDSQQEGFQTNAGLRIQGGEARWEYIPKHSFRLFFKAKYGATKLEYPLFPDSPVTQFDTLVLRGGTSRSYAGRPRSDQRAVTYTRDEWMRATQVDLSGVGSHGMFVHLYLNGMYWGLYNVIERPDASFASAYFGGDKDDWFAIKHGFADETSPDKQELWHGVNHGEPLSGSSDRYDTLHRLASEGNLADPEKYAALTAYVDIPQFIDFFILNWYGGRADSWTENNWYAIIQNPAGKIKYFVWDAENVWDDGALINVGKTGPRNALKRLFDALSQNPDFKMELADRLYKHLFNDGALTEANAQERWLRINQPIEQAIIGESARWGDVRHETPVTQADWLKARADVLAQMEGNGDKLIAQARQVGYYPNIDPPVFNQHRGVVPAGFNLTMTATEGVIYYTTDGSDPRLPVTGEVASGAVAYKTPLVLTATTPIKARVLADDPAAGTGQTWSALHEAVFKVVERESQLSLTEIMYNPLGGSGYEFVELKNVGETALNLAGMYFDEGIEFVFPPGAVPLPPDGLVVLVRNPETFAQRYPGVLRGGVYQGKLANQGEKIILRDAGGKVVVSVNYNDENGWPVSPDGRGDSLVLVDPGADPDNPLSWRASANLHGSPGKDEPALETKN, encoded by the coding sequence ATGATTATGATCATCCGCAGACTTCGTAAAACAATCTTTTTTACAGCCGTTTTAGCTTGCCTGTTGTTGGGCGCGCGGTGGGTTCTTTTTATTTCCGCCAAAGAAATTCCCGGCAACCTGGTGATCAATGAGTTTGTGGCCGTCAATGGCAGCGGCTTGACCGACGAAGATGGCGACTATGCGGATTGGATTGAAATTTACAATGCGGGGCAGCAGCCGGTCAACCTGAGCGGTTGGTCTTTAACCGACGACCCCAACCGGTTAGCCAAGTGGACCTTCCCGGACATAATCTTGGGCAGCCACGAATACCTGGCGGTTTTTGCCTCCGGCAAAGACCGCAAATCTGGGGAGCCTGGTTCATCCCTGCACACTAATTTTAAACTCAACCAAAAAGGCGAATTTTTGGCCCTCTACAATATTTTATACAACCAGTTAATAGATGTGGCCGCGCCGCAGTTCCCGCCGCAGTTTAGGGACCTGAGCTATGGCCGCTATGGCCAGGGTGTATACGGTTACCTGGCCAACCCTTCTCCCGGCGCAGCCAACGACGAAACCACAACCTGGGCCGGCGTGGTGGCCCCGCTCCTCTTTAGCCAGCCGCGCGGCTTTTATAACGATCCCCTCACCCTTGAGTTGAGCACCCCCACCGAAGGGGCCACTATTCGTTATACCACGGATGGCAGCCGGCCCACCGAAACCAACGGCCAAACCTACACCGGGCCGCTGAGCATTGCCGGAACAACGTTGGTGCGGGCCGTGGCCTTTAAGCCGGGTTTTTTGCCCTCTTATCTGGACACGCATACCTACCTTTTTCTTGATGACGTGCTGGCCCAACCGGCGCATCCCCCCAACTTTCCCGATACCTGGGGTATCCATTCCAAAAACATCGGCGGCTACGTTAAAGACACGCCGGTGCTGGCCGATTACGAGATGGACCCCGCCGTGGTTAACGATCCTCTCTACCGGGACGAGATCAGAGAAGGCATGGTTTCAATTCCCTCTCTATCTATTGTTACCGAAATGCAAAACTACAATATCTATGGCCAGCCCAGAATGAGGGGCGAAGTCTGGGAGCGGCCTGTTTCGGTGGAGTTGATTTACCCTGACTCCCAGCAAGAGGGGTTTCAAACTAACGCGGGCCTGCGTATTCAGGGCGGGGAAGCGCGATGGGAGTATATTCCCAAACACTCCTTTCGCCTGTTTTTCAAAGCCAAATACGGAGCCACCAAACTTGAATATCCCCTGTTCCCCGACTCGCCGGTCACGCAGTTCGATACCCTGGTGCTGCGCGGCGGCACCAGCCGTAGTTACGCCGGACGCCCGCGCAGCGACCAGCGAGCCGTTACTTATACCCGCGATGAATGGATGCGAGCTACCCAGGTTGACCTCTCCGGGGTCGGTTCGCACGGTATGTTTGTGCACCTCTATCTCAACGGGATGTATTGGGGTTTGTACAACGTCATCGAAAGGCCGGACGCCTCGTTTGCCTCGGCCTATTTTGGCGGCGATAAAGACGATTGGTTTGCCATTAAACACGGTTTTGCCGACGAAACATCACCTGATAAACAGGAGTTGTGGCATGGCGTCAACCACGGTGAGCCACTCAGCGGCAGCAGCGACCGGTATGATACCCTGCATCGTTTGGCCAGTGAAGGGAACCTGGCCGACCCTGAAAAATATGCCGCCCTCACCGCTTATGTTGACATCCCTCAATTTATTGACTTTTTCATCTTAAATTGGTATGGTGGCCGGGCCGATAGCTGGACCGAAAACAACTGGTACGCGATTATCCAAAATCCGGCGGGCAAAATAAAATACTTTGTTTGGGATGCGGAAAATGTGTGGGATGATGGCGCCCTGATCAATGTGGGTAAAACCGGGCCGCGCAACGCCCTGAAACGCCTTTTTGACGCCCTCAGCCAAAACCCGGATTTTAAAATGGAACTGGCCGACCGGCTGTACAAGCATCTCTTTAACGATGGCGCGCTGACCGAGGCCAACGCCCAGGAACGTTGGCTGCGGATCAATCAGCCAATTGAGCAGGCCATTATCGGCGAATCGGCCCGCTGGGGGGATGTTCGGCACGAAACGCCTGTGACCCAGGCCGATTGGCTCAAGGCCCGGGCTGATGTGTTGGCCCAGATGGAGGGCAACGGGGACAAGTTGATCGCTCAAGCTCGCCAGGTTGGTTACTATCCAAATATTGATCCGCCCGTTTTTAATCAGCACAGAGGCGTGGTGCCTGCCGGCTTCAATTTAACAATGACCGCTACGGAGGGCGTGATTTACTATACCACCGATGGCTCTGATCCCCGCCTGCCGGTGACCGGCGAGGTTGCGTCCGGGGCCGTCGCCTACAAAACTCCCCTGGTGTTAACCGCCACTACCCCGATTAAAGCGCGGGTTTTGGCCGACGACCCGGCAGCCGGAACAGGCCAAACGTGGAGCGCCTTGCATGAGGCTGTGTTTAAAGTGGTGGAGCGCGAAAGTCAACTCAGCCTGACCGAAATTATGTACAACCCCTTGGGCGGAAGTGGCTACGAGTTTGTTGAACTGAAGAATGTGGGCGAGACGGCCTTAAATTTGGCCGGGATGTATTTTGATGAGGGCATTGAGTTTGTTTTTCCTCCTGGTGCGGTTCCTCTGCCTCCTGATGGTTTGGTAGTGCTGGTTAGAAATCCAGAGACCTTTGCCCAACGATACCCCGGTGTTCTCAGGGGGGGTGTTTATCAGGGTAAATTGGCCAACCAGGGAGAAAAGATAATCCTGCGGGACGCTGGGGGTAAGGTGGTGGTGTCGGTGAATTATAATGATGAAAACGGCTGGCCGGTCAGCCCGGATGGGCGCGGCGATTCATTGGTTCTGGTTGATCCGGGCGCGGACCCGGATAATCCCCTCAGTTGGCGGGCCAGTGCCAACCTGCACGGTTCGCCGGGCAAGGATGAGCCAGCCTTAGAAACTAAAAATTAG